The proteins below are encoded in one region of Argonema galeatum A003/A1:
- a CDS encoding AAA family ATPase, with translation MSESTFSLFGRGIDGISVRGYKSLYEKCSIEVRPLTILAGANSSGKSSIMQPLLLLKQTLEATYDPGALLLNGPNVKFTSVDQLLSKLSGKTDTDNFTIKIDIDDNPLISTFAKQPKQGIQVVRSTYHIANEPITISPGMTHQEVSKILPESISTNYDDLVFYADEAPLNTSVVSARGFLDFTLLGGSFIYSAISSDFQKHIRHIIHVPGLRGNPERTYNTTAVGHEFTGTFENYVASVINHWQNTEDNRLRQLETDLKKLGLTWKVDAKQLNDVQFELRVGRLPRSGEASDMVSLADVGFGVSQTLPVLVALLVAEPGQLVYLEQPEIHLHPRAQATLAEVLADAANRGVRVVVETHSDLLLRRIQSLVAEGKIPPKNVKLHWFKRRDDGVTEVSSANLDDAGAFGEWPEDFSDIALEEESRYLDAAESRLARR, from the coding sequence ATGAGTGAATCCACTTTCTCTCTTTTTGGACGCGGAATTGATGGCATTTCAGTGCGTGGCTATAAGTCTCTTTACGAAAAATGCAGCATTGAGGTGCGTCCCCTCACAATTCTTGCAGGTGCTAACAGTTCGGGTAAGTCCAGCATCATGCAGCCATTACTGCTACTAAAGCAGACTCTAGAAGCAACTTATGACCCTGGCGCTCTTTTACTCAATGGCCCTAATGTTAAATTTACTTCAGTAGATCAGCTTTTGTCTAAATTGTCTGGAAAAACCGATACTGATAACTTTACTATTAAAATTGACATAGATGATAATCCTTTAATCAGCACGTTTGCTAAGCAGCCAAAACAGGGTATTCAAGTCGTTCGATCGACATATCACATTGCTAATGAGCCAATTACTATTTCACCGGGAATGACTCATCAAGAAGTGTCAAAAATACTTCCCGAATCAATATCTACTAATTACGACGATTTGGTGTTTTATGCAGATGAAGCTCCGCTTAATACAAGCGTGGTTAGTGCCAGAGGTTTTTTGGACTTTACATTGCTAGGAGGTTCCTTTATTTACTCTGCTATTTCTAGTGATTTCCAAAAACACATTCGCCACATCATCCACGTTCCAGGTTTAAGAGGAAATCCCGAACGAACTTACAATACCACAGCCGTTGGTCACGAATTTACTGGCACTTTTGAGAATTACGTTGCCAGCGTAATCAATCATTGGCAGAATACAGAAGATAATAGACTTAGACAATTAGAAACAGATCTTAAAAAACTTGGACTAACTTGGAAAGTTGATGCAAAACAGCTTAATGATGTACAGTTTGAGTTGCGTGTAGGACGTTTGCCTCGTAGTGGTGAAGCAAGTGATATGGTAAGTCTTGCTGATGTTGGCTTTGGTGTGTCACAAACTTTACCAGTTCTAGTTGCTCTACTCGTAGCAGAACCGGGACAATTAGTTTATCTCGAACAGCCAGAAATTCACCTACATCCTCGCGCTCAAGCTACTTTGGCAGAGGTATTAGCCGATGCTGCAAATCGAGGTGTGCGAGTAGTTGTAGAAACACATAGCGATTTGCTACTCAGGCGTATTCAATCATTAGTTGCTGAAGGTAAAATTCCACCAAAAAACGTCAAACTTCACTGGTTCAAACGGCGCGATGATGGTGTTACAGAAGTAAGTAGTGCCAATCTAGATGATGCAGGAGCTTTTGGAGAATGGCCTGAAGATTTTTCTGATATTGCTCTTGAAGAAGAAAGCCGCTATCTTGATGCAGCTGAGTCCCGTCTAGCGAGACGTTAA